The Dysgonomonadaceae bacterium PH5-43 region GAAAAGCTTAAAGACGATCAAATTGCAGAATTGAAAAATAAGATTATAATAGAACAAAATACTGCAATAGAACGACATAATAATCTTAAGAATAGCTATGAGTTACAGTTAAAACAAAAGCAAGAACAAGTAGATTATTATAAGGATATGAAGTCTCGATTGTCTACTAAAATGGTTGGAGAAACTCTTGAAATACATTGTAACACCGAATTTAATCGAATGCGACCTCTTTTCCCTAATGCTTATTTCGAGAAAGACAATGATGCTTCCGGAGGTAGTAAAGGCGATTTTATTTTTAGAGATTCGGAAGACGGAGTGGAGTATTTATCCATAATGTTTGAGATGAAGAACGAGATGGACGAAACTGCAACGAAGCATAAGAATGAAGACTTTTTGAAGAAGTTAGATGAAGATAGAAGAAACAAACAATGTGAATTTGCTGTCTTGGTATCACTTCTTGAACCAGAAAGCGAATTGTATAATACAGGAATAGTTGACGTGTCGCATAAATATCCTAAAATGTATGTCATACGTCCTCAGTTCTTTATTCCTTTAATTACGTTACTCGTACAAACATCTAAGAAGAGTATTGAATATAAGAAAGCGTTGATAGAGGCGCGAAGTCAGTCGGTAGATGTTACTAACTTTGAAAATCATCTGAATGAATTTAAGGATAAGTTTGCTTATAACTATCGCTTGGCAAGTGAGAAGTTTAAGTCAGCCATTGAGGATATTGATAAATCTATAGATCGTTTACAGAAAGTGAAGAGTGCACTGCTTGGTTCGGAAAATAATCTCCGATTAGCTAATGATAGAGCCGATAATCTTACAATAAAGAAGCTTACACGAGGTAATCCTACAATGAAAGCTAAATTTGAGGAGGCTAAAGAGCAAAATCGAGAACTGGGAGAGAGGGATTAGTCTCTTTTATGTCGAGATATTTAACTAAGAAAAACAAAGATAGTTGTCAAACTTGTTCGACAACTATCTTTGTTTTTGTTGAATTAAACCAGTAATGAATCTTTAGGATTATCAATTATTAGCTAATAACCTGAGTTTCGTTTAAGAAAAGTATAAAAAAAGTTGGTAAGTAAGCCTATAATTAGTATCTTTAAGTCTGATAAACAACAAGATACGTCACATTATGAGCTTACTTACCAAAGACAAAATTACAGAAATTTTCTGTGCTGCAGATGAATTTTGCAAAGAATATGCAGAAGTTATAAAAGAAAATAAATCATTGCCGGCCACAGATGGGAAGAAAAGACGCAATCGTCTCCATGAAATGTCCGATAGTGAAATTATG contains the following coding sequences:
- a CDS encoding hypothetical protein (product_source=COG4487; cath_funfam=1.10.300.10; cog=COG4487; pfam=PF09903; superfamily=58042,64593) yields the protein MKELKCPHCNSVFTVDEADYASIVNQVRTEEFQAEIDRRMKELHKQHIAEQESKVLKTEQSYQTKLSTKDLELNKKETEIAKLNEQLKNIAQAKQLEYAELLAKKEQEIFKLKSSIDQKDDSIKIAVLEEQKKFQQTEKLKDDQIAELKNKIIIEQNTAIERHNNLKNSYELQLKQKQEQVDYYKDMKSRLSTKMVGETLEIHCNTEFNRMRPLFPNAYFEKDNDASGGSKGDFIFRDSEDGVEYLSIMFEMKNEMDETATKHKNEDFLKKLDEDRRNKQCEFAVLVSLLEPESELYNTGIVDVSHKYPKMYVIRPQFFIPLITLLVQTSKKSIEYKKALIEARSQSVDVTNFENHLNEFKDKFAYNYRLASEKFKSAIEDIDKSIDRLQKVKSALLGSENNLRLANDRADNLTIKKLTRGNPTMKAKFEEAKEQNRELGERD